Proteins encoded by one window of Manihot esculenta cultivar AM560-2 chromosome 10, M.esculenta_v8, whole genome shotgun sequence:
- the LOC110624656 gene encoding E3 ubiquitin-protein ligase UPL5, translating into MLPNTKPVANSSSERSHRSQKISHPESMAWPFGEAEPIQLFVKMMNSEARQIEINADANDTIKIIHEKVLVSWQIPVTEQKLFYETKQLEHRVTLKECSIQNKACLELMVRWDDKDDPSALPQMIHQMCSNICRMCQGESDSKYEDCCSIISQALDCMTEENSEILSLYSVPATLVMLYGSPIEGNKFDGNNLIRLSMELILMTENQLSDDEIASLGLEFCNLLREVSSEDPLYNSCRTMLAEYLEDNYEIYYHCYPRTVIQILLFSVKLSQDLSNGLANLSYRREHIEPLSIQVRDLGKFLCVSHEAINVLINEDEDDEQNRMVKFIVDVIGVLFHLHLKDMEQNLTRLADMKQIFEKLDTVRPVSLLYLAILKELNRMSQLVEGAVDEFRRVLEGQKNSLHIMIEKIIRSDDYDWLLEHSAVLHSESRMHLLMMKMIPEKKLHDPVLYKPLIRWSKNLDEKLYEKFGKKDLTDSQVLQDWLCKLCQILFKPHNLLFLACPNDPTKFYPNPELKRQPLHLDSFEICGMVIALALMHEIHIGIAFHNLFLLQLAGNDISIEEIREACPSFYNKKAKDPSHGDDRIQNEFMESVSEKIHFFRQGFHRVFGKSVQQLLSHRGIELEDLNQVLKGNLNLEFNFGKKRKYEDDESDPPTSQNNESDPLMYQFLKVNRRGVSFTGWQKGMRLGKGGFGEVYEGYAPSGFFFAFKEIEIKNEGMIEEINHEIDLLCQLRHPNIVSYYGMERRESKIYIFLEIVRPGSLKEICKNFKLKDSQVFHYTKQILEGLNYLHGRSVAHRDIKCSNILVNDKGCVKIADFGLAKVPELNALMKSCCGTTPWMAPEVIKGDNKYGFEADIWSLGCTVLQMLTGKSPYSDLDCGTRTLENEIVRGKLPTLPDFLSELSRDFILKCLQDNPHDRPTAAKLLQHPFVKGSGF; encoded by the exons ATGCTACCTAACACCAAACCTGTTGCCAATTCCTCAAGTGAAAGAAGCCATAGAAGTCAGAAGATCTCTCATCCAGAGTCCATGGCGTGGCCGTTTGGTGAGGCTGAACCCATCCAATTATTCGTCAAAATGATGAATTCGGAAGCTCGACAAATAGAAATCAATGCGGATGCTAATGATACTATAAAGATTATCCACGAGAAAGTTTTAGTGAGCTGGCAAATTCCAGTTACGGAacagaaattattttatgaaacaAAGCAGCTAGAGCACAGGGTCACGCTTAAAGAGTGCTCAATTCAAAACAAAGCTTGCCTTGAGTTGATGGTTAGATGGGACGACAAGGACGACCCTTCGGCACTTCCCCAAATGATTCACCAAATGTGTTCAAACATTTGTCGCATGTGCCAAGGTGAATCTGATTCCAAGTACGAAGACTGCTGTAGTATCATTAGCCAAGCGTTGGATTGCATGACTGAAGAGAATTCGGAGATTCTCTCTTTGTATTCTGTCCCTGCGACTTTAGTTATGCTTTATGGCTCACCAATTGAAGGTAACAAATTCGATGGTAATAATTTGATAAGGCTTTCCATGGAACTCATATTGATGACCGAGAATCAGCTTTCTGATGATGAAATAGCTTCTTTGGGATTAGAATTTTGTAATTTGCTCAGGGAAGTATCTTCTGAAGATCCTCTGTATAATTCATGCCGGACTATGCTAGCTGAGTACTTAGAAGACAATTATGAGATCTATTACCATTGTTATCCAAGGACAGTGATCCAAATTCTACTATTTTCTGTCAAGTTATCACAAGATTTGTCCAATGGATTGGCTAATCTCTCCTATCGAAGAGAACACATTGAGCCACTGAGCATTCAAGTTCGTGATTTGGGGAAATTTTTATGCGTATCGCATGAAGCAATCAATGTTCTGATAAATGAGGATGAGGATGATGAGCAGAATAGGATGGTCAAATTTATAGTTGATGTGATTGGAGTTCTTTTTCATCTTCACTTGAAAGATATGGAGCAGAATCTTACTCGCCTTGCGGATATGAAACAAATATTTGAAAAACTTGATACGGTGCGTCCTGTTTCACTTCTGTATTTGGCCATTCTGAAGGAATTGAATAGAATGTCTCAACTTGTGGAGGGTGCTGTAGATGAGTTTCGGCGTGTATTAGAGGGCCAGAAGAATTCACTGCATATAatgattgaaaaaattattcgGAGTGATGATTATGATTGGCTTCTTGAGCACAGTGCTGTGCTTCATTCTGAATCAAGGATGCATTTACTCATGATGAAGATGATCCCTGAGAAAAAACTACACGACCCAGTGCTCTATAAGCCTCTTATTCGCTGGTCTAAAAATCTGGACGAAAAGCTGTATGAGAAGTTCGGAAAGAAGGATCTTACAGATTCTCAAGTATTGCAGGATTGGTTATGCAAGTTGTGCCAAATTCTATTCAAACCACACAATCTTCTTTTCCTGGCTTGCCCAAATGATCCCACAAAATTCTATCCTAATCCTG AATTGAAACGACAACCGTTACACTTGGATAGTTTTGAAATTTGTGGTATGGTGATTGCACTGGCATTGATGCATGAAATACACATAGGCATTGCCTTTCATAATTTGTTTCTTTTGCAACTGGCTGGAAATGATATTTCTATAGAAGAAATAAGGGAAGCATGTCCATCTTTTTACAATAAGAAGGCCAAGGATCCTTCTCATGGTGATGATCGAATTCAGAATGAATTCATGGAGTCGGTCTCTGAAAAGATACACTTTTTCAGACAAGGCTTTCATAGAGTATTTGGAAAATCAGTCCAGCAACTGCTATCCCATAGGGGAATAGAGCTTGAAGATCTTAACCAGGTGCTAAAAGGAAACTTAAAccttgaatttaattttgggaaaaagagaaaatatgAAGACGATGAAAGTGATCCCCCGACGTCCCAGAATAATGAAAGTGATCCTCTGATGTACCAGTTCTTAAAG GTTAATAGACGAGGAGTTAGTTTTACAGGATGGCAAAAGGGTATGCGTTTGGGAAAGGGGGGTTTTGGAGAAGTGTACGAAGGATATGCTCCCAGTGGTTTCTTTTTTGCCTTCAaggaaatagaaattaaaaatgagGGGATGATTGAGGAAATTAATCATGAGATTGATTTATTATGTCAATTGAGACATCCAAACATAGTAAGTTATTATGGCATGGAGAGGCGTGAATCaaagatttatatttttcttgaaATTGTGAGACCAGGTTCCCTCAAAGAAATATGCAAAAATTTCAAACTGAAAGATTCCCAAGTGTTCCACTACACGAAACAAATACTTGAAGGTCTGAATTATCTCCATGGGCGAAGTGTGGCCCACAGAGATATCAAATGCTCAAATATATTGGTGAATGATAAAGGATGTGTCAAAATTGCAGATTTTGGATTGGCAAAAGTGCCCGAATTAAATGCTCTTATGAAGTCTTGTTGCGGCACAACACCCTGGATGGCTCCTGAGGTTATTAAAGGGGACAATAAATATGGATTTGAAGCTGATATTTGGAGTCTTGGTTGCACAGTCTTGCAGATGTTAACCGGGAAGAGTCCATACTCAGATTTGGACTGTGGGACTAGAACTCTAGAAAACGAGATTGTTAGAGGAAAATTGCCAACTTTGCCTGATTTTCTGTCTGAGCTTTCACGAGATTTTATCCTGAAGTGTCTGCAAGATAATCCACATGATCGTCCAACTGCTGCTAAGCTTTTGCAGCATCCTTTTGTGAAAGGTTCTGGCTTTTAG